Proteins found in one Neodiprion lecontei isolate iyNeoLeco1 chromosome 6, iyNeoLeco1.1, whole genome shotgun sequence genomic segment:
- the LOC107227698 gene encoding flocculation protein FLO11, with translation MKALTTGPSVYPGTTFSCRFLLWALFFLSFYSGTRVHGNADYRQGYDSPRMLNDAQRTWGNSSEIFQSAVAQRENDEALESPTPQNDSAKMPLRLDENNIMHAEVSSNNDEENYSDEYEEEPHHPSELKAMLRPASPRNAAIDGVVGQPPTASNLNISSRESHEDEEYLAEYDAYYYYDDDDNDTGLVHHLTNSSNVESDKLKVGANLEEPDYSISGNLTYDTMHRNNFSDNAEMDDDEGTSMESSNKHYVVASNTASQLPDKSILIEEAIVSVVTTKSVVNGTLSIPVTPLPQTTEQISSPPSLTEIVDTKQMDRSQTTENSIVLASVQTSRSISGARFLPFPVVEQVEQVAQNVNSNNKVPGPLESTESIIDKLDRVQSELSSGFFNGGFRNSGNTLQLDVLPETEQAKKSRTTTMRVPVISKFVPRQYNANRKPVAPSRPPLKPIITRFNRNETKLNNSLTSTAKSAVIKPPQLRPPADKTSSNAGKEDTGRIKSVVVQDIAAFLPPGYNIEKVKNEPTEKSIIDDIFAKAKVDISSFLPPGYNSKQNGASDQKSQQSLADNAAKKSPVDLSSLLPPGYKPPKPSDEDGSNATSESKRPPIDDLFAVSKVDLSSLLPPGYNQKKNNGSNAPSGKDETVKNPPELENATTPATVSTTKTAGIKLVFPSRPGGRKPINRITTPSTVHAQGPGGFKPAIHKGWPVRATTEFTGWPTSSTTPISIEKLLEAARTATPDSNNTSSTVAASMTSTTTTTTTTTTTPRPTTPGICEEECEVAGTIRLVGHTVWIPELLDSNTKEWKQLAAEVENEIDLAFTKSNTLRKWYKKIRIDAFSQGSILVDYFVELSEIGTKINTQELKTIFHDALNVHASNNDNSSESDNLLVLGEFTIDPASTDFVVVQKRVLPPQMANDNTIIPQWAIAIIVIGVGGLLFIIIFGVFVMINRRNVAKIKPTMPMFDEEIEKNIIHKNQTTPRRRSLDYPKDYSKDYPKEYPKEDLYDIDADWNDKSFDATSNKMMVDGPYHDSSRYNLYDSWRSEWNGYYYNASRGSNRSPGYESTTSVSRHRPNYDTNF, from the exons ATGAAGGCGTTAACAACGGGTCCATCGGTGTATCCGGGTACCACCTTTAGCTGCAGATTTCTATTATGGGCACTGTTCTTTTTGTCGTTTTACTCGGGTACTCGAGTACACGGAAATGCGGACTATCGACAGGGCTACGACAGTCCGCGTATGCTCAATG ATGCTCAAAGAACGTGGGGaaattcatctgaaatatttcaatcggCTGTAGCCCAGAGAGAAAATGACGAAGCACTTGAGTCCCCAACACCACAGAATGATAGTGCAAAGATGCCATTGCGCCTGGATGAGAACAATATTATGCACGCTGAAGTCTCTTCTAATAACGATGAAGAAAACTACAGTGACGAATATGAGGAAGAACCCCATCATCCTTCTGAGTTAAAAGCAATGTTACGTCCAGCAAGTCCAAGAAATGCAGCGATAGATGGTGTAGTTGGCCAACCTCCTACAGCCAGCAATCTGAATATTAGTTCTAGAGAATCACATGAGGATGAGGAGTATTTGGCAGAATATGATGCCTACTATTACtacgacgatgacgataatGATACAGGCTTGGTACATCATCTGACAAATTCCAGTAATGTTGAATCTGACAAATTGAAGGTGGGAGCTAACTTAGAAGAACCAGATTACTCAATATCAGGCAATTTGACATACGACACAATGCATCGGAATAACTTCAGCGATAACGCAGAGATGGATGACGATGAAGGCACCTCTATGGAGAGTAGTAACAAGCATTACGTAGTAGCTTCGAATACCGCAAGTCAACTTCCTGATAAATCAATACTGATTGAAGAAGCGATTGTTTCTGTGGTAACAACTAAAAGCGTCGTTAATGGTACATTATCCATTCCAGTAACTCCTTTGCCACAAACTACTGAACAAATTTCGTCACCACCTTCGTTGACCGAAATTGTGGATACCAAACAAATGGACAGATCACAAACTACTGAAAATTCTATAGTTCTGGCATCGGTACAGACAAGCCGTAGTATTTCTGGGGCCAGGTTCTTGCCCTTCCCCGTTGTGGAACAGGTGGAGCAAGTGGCGCAGAATGTTAACAGCAACAATAAGGTACCAGGACCCTTGGAATCTACTGAAAGTATTATCGACAAATTGGACAGAGTGCAATCTGAGTTATCGAGTGGATTTTTCAATGGTGGTTTCAGAAATTCAGGCAACACATTACAACTGGATGTTTTACCGGAAACTGAACAAGCAAAAAAAAGTCGGACTACAACAATGAGGGTTCCTGTAATCAGCAAATTTGTACCGCGTCAATACAATGCTAACAGAAAACCAGTGGCGCCTTCGAGACCACCTCTTAAACCAATAATCACTAGGTTCAATCGTAATGAAACCAAGTTGAATAATAGCCTTACTTCAACTGCAAAAAGCGCTGTAATAAAGCCTCCTCAACTGCGTCCGCCTGCTGACAAGACAAGCAGTAACGCGGGTAAGGAGGATACTGGCAGAATAAAGAGTGTAGTTGTACAAGATATTGCTGCATTTTTGCCACCTGGTTATAACATTGAGAAGGTGAAAAACGAGCCTACAGAAAAGTCGATCATCGATGATATTTTCGCAAAGGCTAAAGTGGATATCTCTTCATTTTTACCTCCGGGATATAACAGCAAGCAAAACGGTGCATCTGATCAGAAGAGTCAACAGTCACTGGCAGATAATGCTGCTAAAAAATCGCCAGTTGATCTTTCATCACTTTTGCCACCGGGATACAAGCCGCCAAAACCAAGTGACGAGGATGGTAGTAACGCGACGTCCGAAAGTAAGCGTCCTCCTATAGACGACCTATTTGCGGTTTCAAAGGTGGATCTTTCTTCACTTTTACCACCAGGatacaatcaaaaaaaaaataatggctCCAATGCACCAAGCGGTAAGGATGAAACAGTCAAAAACCCACCTGAACTAGAAAATGCTACGACTCCAGCTACTGTGTCAACAACAAAAACTGCGGgtataaaattagtttttccCAGCCGGCCTGGAGGGAGAAAACCGATAAATCGAATTACAACCCCATCAACAGTACATGCACAAGGTCCTGGTGGATTTAAACCGGCTATTCATAAAGGCTGGCCAGTCAG AGCAACAACGGAATTCACAGGATGGCCTACATCTTCAACGACTCCTatatcgattgaaaaattactcgaGGCAGCACGCACAGCAACTCCTGATTCTAACAATACGTCCAGTACTGTAGCAGCAAGCATGACATCAACTACGACGACTACTACAACGACTACAACAACGCCTCGACCTACTACACCTGGTATTTGCGAGGAAGAATGCGAAGTGGCTGGAACTATTCGCCTTGTTGGACATACAGTTTGGATACCTGAATTACTGGATAGTAATACCAAAGAGTGGAAACAACTTGCTGCTGAAGTGGAAAATGAG ATAGATTTGGCTTTTACTAAATCCAATACTTTGAGAAAATGGTAcaagaaaataagaatagaTGCATTCAG CCAAGGAAGTATACTGGTTGATTACTTCGTGGAACTGAGTGAAATTGGAACAAAAATTAACACACAAGAGTTGAAGACAATCTTTCACGATGCTTTAAATGTACATGCATCGAACAATGACAATAGCTCAGAATCTGACAATTTATTAGTTCTCGGAGAGTTTACTATTGATCCTGCATCAACTGATTTTGTTG ttgtGCAAAAACGAGTCCTTCCACCACAGATGGCCAATGATAATACAATTATACCACAGTGGGCAATTGCTATTATCGTGATCGGGGTTGGAGGATTgctatttataataatattcggTGTTTTTGTT ATGATAAATCGTCGAAATGTTGCTAAAATTAAGCCAACAATGCCTATGTTTGATgaagaaatagagaaaaatataattcataaaaatcaaacgacACCAAGGCGCAGGTCACTCGATTACCCAAAAGATTACTCAAAGGATTATCCAAAGGAATACCCTAAAGAGGACTTGTATGATATAGATGCAGATTGGAATGACAAATCTTTTGATGCCACGTCTAACAAG ATGATGGTCGACGGACCATACCATGATTCTTCAAGATATAATTTGTACGATAGTTGGCGATCCGAATGGAATGGGTACTATTACAATGCCTCACGTGGGAGTAACAGAAGCCCAGGTTACGAAAGTACGACTAGTGTATCACGACATCGTCCAAATTATGACACAaacttttaa
- the LOC107227696 gene encoding nuclear pore complex protein Nup155 codes for MEPLKIHLDALEMAGKMLDKHITADSNFPSLINLMHYNAQGGPTVSGLDDHDYPNLSGTSISFSTINQMRMHGKVPLPSEVMEHFGHMQCHCMMGLFTDISKAWLTIDSDIYVWSYENGADVAYFDGLNETIISVGLVKPKPGIFQSYVKYLLILTTTIEISVLGVTFSDTNDGTPGEMQLVPEPIFIVPTDGIAITTIANTNSGRIFLGGRNGSLYEIYYQAESSWFGKRCKKINHSEGPLSFLVPSFVTVALSEEEAIVQISVDDSRNILYTLGDKGTIAVWDIDKGNASKITSVSQASLVQNAVHVVKTLDSNNFRPLVSISALAESESIHLNLVAVAATGTRFYLTCSSIANPSSRPHCLQLIHVRLPPGYAANAPISRPRKVQMAHYRKGTLLLICGGDTETAWCLSNDAYPFTNYLAETQSVLPLDSPAWAMAEIPGETVVHIEKQTNPHGDPPLLVRQHMEAPRKFIFLTAQGAIILVQVRPVDILRQLLLEQRGPDTEAVRMYFQNQSAEQACATCLILATLESSQNAQLSDWATRAFFLYGAQKIPTFPSGLDSHYGFSSLQTGDLRTSTPRAQGFDARSPIHRLHSQMRTNPDKALQQFSGKHGGLYLYVGRILRPIWNVRCIKLETVNNKVQILSTIPSADIAWIQGHLQALRAFLNKNTNISKQHNTIRNSSNGFESTMSPHIQEPIIEERNSLDALKVFITHACEVLGLWRILCENQLHNIVSCLTKDQINQFTTATYRDLILIGHEISSLLIIHLIDSYLGDNASIDAVSSKLREVCPNLYRNEDAVCSKANEIILKAKSCTSPEEKDSYLQSALKLCKEVAPHLNLGAVCQQFVACQFYFGVLELCLCCAERVDPNNAALHYYKNNEPADDQEGNLAYVKRIEIYKEFTAMLDHLYNQSISNPLTPTVPSKPGPPQHNNSTTSVPAKEALHEIIDDGLNSPCEILHTSIYSWMIDRGLHGELVALPVTSLEAYLIRVNAPELLWQYYERNKNHAAAAKILDALASKSGLEVSLAQRVEYLARAVVCMRSDQVGYAPHLGIFLRELEDKLEVARIQQQILDTICSLQQSPNSQNVNSVQFDEMRLNLSLLDITQLYEEYAERLQLWECKLAIIHCSGHQDSMLIQGIWTNIIENELKNANAPSADDKMAILMSKIKLLGQEYSGTPHCFPIDFLIKQLELRACRLRVSNSHIIAGFLQMGVSIEDLLDLYDKMIGGNDRTWLTEGNEFHLIESTANLVNYFATNSNITNTFTRRKITAKCQDVISKCLTMVYAKPNTDELISKLRSILSVLARM; via the exons ATGGAGCCGCTGAAGATCCACCTGGATGCATTGGAGATGGCTGGAAAAATGCTCGACAAACACATCACAGCCGATAGCAATTTTCCGTCCCTAATAAATCTTATGCACTACAACGCACAAG GTGGTCCAACAGTCAGTGGTCTTGACGATCATGATTATCCCAATTTGAGCGGCACTTCCATCAGCTTTTCAACCATTAATCAGATGAGAATGCATGGCAAAGTTCCGTTGCCATCTGAAGTGATGGAGCACTTCGGCC ataTGCAATGTCATTGTATGATGGGCTTATTCACCGATATCTCGAAGGCCTGGCTAACAATCGATAGTGATATTTATGTCTGGTCTTACGAAAAtgg GGCTGACGTGGCTTATTTTGACGGGCTCAATGAGACAATAATAAGTGTTGGGTTGGTCAAACCGAAACCAGGAATATTTCAGAGTTAtgtcaaatatttattgattcTGACCACAACGATCGAAATATCTGTACTCGGTGTGACATTTTCGGATACCAATGATG GAACACCGGGAGAAATGCAGCTTGTACCTGAGCCAATATTCATAGTCCCTACTGATGGAATAGCTATCACAACAATAGCTAATACCAATAGTGGTCGAATATTTCTTGGTGGCAGAAATGGCTCACTTTACGAGATATATTACCAG GCTGAGAGCTCATGGTTCGGTAAgcgttgcaaaaaaataaaccactCCGAAGGTCCGCTATCCTTTTTGGTACCATCGTTTGTCACAGTTGCCTTGTCTGAAGAGGAAGCAATTGTTCAAATATCTGTTGACGATAGTAGAAACATTTTATACACCCTCGGTGATAAGGGTACCATAGCTGTCTGGGATATAGACAAAGGAAATGCATCAAAAATTACATCTGTATCGCAAGCTTCGCTGGTCCAAAATGCTGTCCATGTTGTAAA AACACTGGATAGCAACAATTTCCGACCTCTTGTCAGCATATCTGCCCTAGCGGAATCAGAATCCATCCATCTTAATTTAGTTGCCGTTGCAGCAACCGGGACGCGCTTTTATTTGACCTGCAGTTCAATTGCAAATCCGTCTAGTAGACCACATTGTCTCCAACTGATACACGTCAGACTTCCGCCAGGATATGCAGCTAATGCTCCCATTTCCAGACCAAGAAAAGTTCAAATGGCACACTATAGAAAAG GCACCCTTCTTCTAATCTGCGGTGGAGATACAGAAACGGCATGGTGCTTGAGTAACGATGCTTACCCATTCACTAACTACTTGGCTGAAACGCAGAGTGTTTTGCCATTAGATAGCCCTGCTTGGGCCATGGCTGAGATCCCTGGAGAAACAGTTGTTCATATTGAGAAACAAACTAATCCACACGGAGATCCTCCTCTACTAGTCAGGCAGCACATGGAGGCACCTcgtaaattcatatttttaacaGCACAG GGTGCTATAATACTGGTTCAAGTAAGACCTGTTGACATTCTCAGACAACTTTTACTGGAACAGCGCGGGCCAGACACCGAAGCTGTGCGAATGTACTTCCAAAATCAATCTGCTGAACAAGCGTGTGCTACATGCCTCATCCTAGCTACTCTTGAAAGTTCTCAAAATGCACAG CTTTCCGACTGGGCAACGAGAGCCTTCTTTTTGTACGGTGCTCAGAAAATCCCAACGTTCCCCAGTGGCCTTGACTCTCATTACGGGTTCTCTAGTTTGCAAACTG GTGATCTTCGCACATCGACACCTCGTGCTCAAGGATTTGATGCAAGATCTCCGATTCACAGACTACATTCACAAATGCGAACCAACCCAGATAAAGCACTTCAACAATTTTCAGGAAAACATGGCGGCCTATATCTTTATGTCGGAAGAATACTCCGTCCAATATGGAATGTTCGTTGCATTAAACTAGAAACTGTAAACAACAAGGTTCAG ATTCTTAGCACTATACCGTCAGCTGATATTGCATGGATTCAAGGTCATCTACAGGCATTAAGAGCTttcttaaataaaaatactaatATTTCTAAACA GCACAATACCATCAGGAATTCATCTAACGGGTTTGAAAGTACCATGTCACCGCACATTCAAGAGCCTATCATAGAAGAACGTAATTCCCTTGATGCCCTTAAGGTATTTATTACACACGCCTGCGAAGTTCTAGGTTTGTGGAGGATACTGTGTGAAAATCAGCTCCATAACATTGTCAGCTGTCTGACAAAGGATCAAATAAACCAATTTACAACAGCGACATACAGAGACTTGATTTTAATCGGCCATGAAATATCCTCCCTGCTTATTATTCATCTGATTGATAG cTACCTGGGAGACAATGCCTCAATTGATGCAGTCAGCTCCAAACTACGTGAGGTTTGCCCAAATCTCTACAGAAATGAAGATGCTGTCTGTTCTAAA GCGAACGAGATTATTTTAAAAGCAAAGAGCTGCACAAGTCCAGAAGAAAAAGACAGTTATTTGCAATCTGCTTTAAAG CTTTGTAAGGAGGTAGCTCCCCACCTCAATTTAGGAGCAGTTTGCCAGCAGTTTGTCGCATGCCAATTTTACTTCGGTGTCCTTGAATTATGCCTCTGCTGTGCAGAGAGGGTCGATCCGAATAATGCTGCGCTAcattattacaaaaacaatGAGCCAGCGGATGATCAAGAAGGGAACCTGGCATATGTAAAACG AATTGAGATTTACAAAGAATTTACCGCGATGTTAGATCATCTCTATAATCAAAGTATATCTAATCCATTAACGCCAACTGTACCGAGTAAACCTGGACCCCCACAACATAACAACTCAACAACATCAGTTCCGGCAAAAGAAGCG TTACACGAAATTATAGACGATGGACTGAATTCGCCGTGTGAAATACTACACacttcaatttattcttggaTGATAGATCGAGGATTACATGGTGAACTCGTAGCTCTTCCTGTAACTTCACTAGAAGCATATCTAATACGAGTTAACGCACCGGAACTTTTGTGGCAATATTATGAAAGAAATAAGAACCATGCTGCTGCAGCAAAAATCCTCGATGCCTTAGCGTCGAAAAGCgg GTTGGAAGTTTCTTTGGCACAGAGAGTCGAGTATCTTGCACGTGCTGTAGTGTGCATGCGTAGTGATCAAGTTGGTTACGCTCCTCATCTTGGAATTTTCCTTAGAGAGTTAGAAGACAAATTGGAAGTGGCCCGAATACAACAGCAG ATATTGGACACGATTTGCAGTTTGCAACAATCACCGAATTCACAAAATGTAAACTCTGTGCAATTCGATGAAATGCGATTAAATTTGTCTCTTCTCGACATAACACAG TTGTACGAAGAATATGCGGAACGTCTTCAATTATGGGAATGCAAACTTGCTATTATACATTGCTCTGGTCATCAAGATTCTATGTTAATACAAGGAATTTGGaccaatataattgaaaatg aattgaaGAATGCTAATGCACCTTCTGCTGACGATAAAATGGCAATTCTGatgagtaaaataaaacttcTTGGCCAAGAGTACTCAGGGACACCCCATTGTTTTCCAATTG ATTTTCTGATAAAGCAACTAGAATTACGAGCCTGCCGATTACGAGTCTCAAACAGCCATATAATAGCGGGCTTCTTACAGATGGGTGTTTCCATAGAAGATCTTCTGGACTTATATGATAA aatGATTGGAGGGAATGACCGTACTTGGCTAACCGAGGGAAACGAATTTCACCTAATCGAATCAACTGCCAATTTAGTGAATTATTTTGCAACAAACTCCAATATTACAAATACATTTACCAG GAGAAAAATTACGGCTAAATGCCAAGACGTGATTTCGAAGTGTTTAACTATGGTGTACGCTAAACCTAATACAGATGAATTAATAAGTAAACTTCGGTCGATACTGAGCGTGTTGGCTCGGATGTAA